TGTCGACCGATCTGGCGGCGGACGCCGGGCTGGGCGACGCGGCGGCGACGGCGATCTTCCTGTCGAGCGTGGCCTGTGTCCTGAGCGGCTCGGTCTTCGGCGACCACTGCTCGCCGATCAGTGACACCACGATCATGAGCAGCATGGCCAGCGGCGCCGATCACATCGACCACGTGCGCACGCAGTTCCCGTACGCGGTCCTGGCGGGGAGCACGGCGATCCTGTTGGGAACGGTGCCCGCGGGCTTCGGGATCTCCCCCTGGATCACGCTGCCGATCGGCGTCATCCTGCTGGGGGCCGCCGTCCGATGGCTCGGGCGGGATCCGGCCGACGCTCCCGAGGAGGTCCGCACATGAGCATGCCGCCACTGGTGAGTCTGCTGAGCGACTTCGGAACCCGCGACGGTTACGTGGGCGCGATGAAGGGCAGTGTGCTGAGCCACTGTCCCGACGCCCGGATCATCGACGTGAGCCATCACGTGCCACCGCAGGACGTGCGGTCGGGGGCCTTCCTGCTGGCCCGGGCGGTCCGTGACCTGCCGCCGACCACGGCCCACGTCGCCGTGGTCGACCCGGGCGTGGGCAGCGAACGGCGGGCGGTCGCGGCCCGCACGGCACACGGGGCCTGGGTCGTCGGACCCGACAACGGTCTCCTGGGCGACGCCGCCGCCGGGGGTGATCTCTGCGTCGTACTCGACCCCGAGCGCGTGGCTCCCGGGACCACCCCCAGTGCCACCTTCCACGGTCGCGACCTCTTCGCGCCGGCGGGCGCCCGCATCGCGCGTGGCGACGATCCACGGGGTCTGGGCGAGGAGACGCGCCCCCCGCAGCGGCTCGAGCGGCCCGTCCGGTCCGCCGACGACGGGATCGAGGCCGAGGTCGTGTGGATCGACCGCTTCGGCAATGCCATCACGCTGCTCGAACCCGCCGATCTCGAGGCCATGGGCGACGACGTCGAGATCGTGGTCGATTCGCTGGTGCTCCGCGGCCTCTCGCGGACCTACGCCGACGTCGAGCGCGGCCGGCCCCTGGCGTACTGGGGGAGCAGCGGAACGTTGGAACTCGGTCAGCGCGAGGCCCACTTCGCAGACCGGACGGGGATCGGCCGCGGTTCGCGGATCCGTGTGCGCCCGCGTGCCGGCTCCTGACCATGGACGTCGTCCTGCTCGGCACCGGAACCCTCACGCCCCAGGCGGAGACCGCCTCGGCCGGCGTGGCGGTGGTGGAGGGCGAGCACGTGTTGCCCCTGGATCTGGGCCGCAACGTGCTCAGCCGCATGGTGGAGTGTGGCATCGATCCCCTGAGGCTGTCGGAGTTCTTCGTCACCCATCTGCACCCCGACCACACCTGCGAGCTGGTGTCGCTCCTGTTCGCGGCCAAGCACGGGCGGTCGGCACCGGATCCGCTGCGCGTGGTCGGTCCCGCTGGTCTGGAAGCGCTCGTCGAGGCCCTGTTCGACGCCTGGGAGTGGTTGCGGCCCGATACCCCGTTGCAGATCGACGAGATCGGCCCCGGACCGGTCGCGGCGTCGGGGTTCGAGGTCGAGGCCGTGCGCCTGGAGCACGGCACGACCGAAGACCTGGGCTACCGCGTGCATTCGCCGCGGTCGGGGCGCACGATGGCCTTCACCGGCGACACCGGGCCCTGCGAGGCCCTGGTC
This is a stretch of genomic DNA from Candidatus Krumholzibacteriia bacterium. It encodes these proteins:
- a CDS encoding Na+/H+ antiporter NhaC family protein, producing the protein ARMVPTVTFVVAAFLGFSTGTSWGTMAILMPIVIPLSTDLAADAGLGDAAATAIFLSSVACVLSGSVFGDHCSPISDTTIMSSMASGADHIDHVRTQFPYAVLAGSTAILLGTVPAGFGISPWITLPIGVILLGAAVRWLGRDPADAPEEVRT
- a CDS encoding SAM-dependent chlorinase/fluorinase, translated to MSMPPLVSLLSDFGTRDGYVGAMKGSVLSHCPDARIIDVSHHVPPQDVRSGAFLLARAVRDLPPTTAHVAVVDPGVGSERRAVAARTAHGAWVVGPDNGLLGDAAAGGDLCVVLDPERVAPGTTPSATFHGRDLFAPAGARIARGDDPRGLGEETRPPQRLERPVRSADDGIEAEVVWIDRFGNAITLLEPADLEAMGDDVEIVVDSLVLRGLSRTYADVERGRPLAYWGSSGTLELGQREAHFADRTGIGRGSRIRVRPRAGS
- a CDS encoding ribonuclease Z; the protein is MDVVLLGTGTLTPQAETASAGVAVVEGEHVLPLDLGRNVLSRMVECGIDPLRLSEFFVTHLHPDHTCELVSLLFAAKHGRSAPDPLRVVGPAGLEALVEALFDAWEWLRPDTPLQIDEIGPGPVAASGFEVEAVRLEHGTTEDLGYRVHSPRSGRTMAFTGDTGPCEALVDLARGVDVLVSECASTDADANAFHLSPTPLGEAAERAGVGHLVITHLYPQTPPRAVLDGVRARFGGKVTIGTDRMRIAAG